From Halobacillus sp. Marseille-Q1614, the proteins below share one genomic window:
- a CDS encoding NAD-dependent epimerase produces MSKILITGAAGFIGSRLSKRLLHEGHEVIGIDNLNDYYDPTLKEDRLKQLSNDNFFFIKTDLENNKNINQAFEKYQPKIVINLAAQAGVRYSLENPHAYINSNIVGFTNILEACRHNKVKHLIYASSSSVYGANESKPFSTNDNIDHPLSLYAATKKSNELMAHTYSHLYGIPTTGLRFFTVYGPWGRPDMALFLFTKAIVNDQPIDVFNHGNMMRDFTYVEDIVESINRLIEKPAESNPNWSGENPDPSSSYAPYRVYNIGNNSPVRLMDFIEAIEKKIGKTAQKNFLPLQAGDVPETYADVEDLFRTINFKPQTSIQSGVNDFIDWYLDYYGVKL; encoded by the coding sequence ATGTCTAAAATACTAATAACCGGTGCAGCAGGATTTATCGGGTCTCGTTTATCAAAACGACTACTTCATGAGGGACATGAAGTGATTGGGATAGATAATCTCAATGATTATTATGATCCTACTCTAAAAGAAGATAGATTAAAACAACTATCTAACGACAATTTCTTTTTTATAAAAACGGATCTTGAAAATAATAAAAATATCAACCAAGCTTTTGAAAAATATCAACCAAAGATAGTAATTAATCTTGCGGCACAAGCTGGCGTTAGATATAGTTTGGAAAATCCACATGCTTATATTAATTCCAACATTGTTGGATTCACTAATATACTAGAAGCATGTCGTCACAATAAAGTAAAACATTTAATTTATGCATCTTCTAGTTCAGTTTATGGAGCAAATGAATCAAAGCCTTTCTCAACCAACGATAATATCGACCATCCTTTAAGTTTATATGCAGCCACTAAAAAATCTAATGAGTTAATGGCCCATACTTACAGTCATTTATACGGAATACCGACCACTGGTCTAAGGTTTTTTACAGTTTATGGACCTTGGGGGCGCCCTGATATGGCTCTTTTCCTATTTACTAAAGCTATAGTAAATGATCAGCCAATTGATGTTTTTAATCACGGCAATATGATGCGTGACTTCACCTATGTAGAAGATATAGTAGAAAGTATCAATAGGTTAATAGAAAAACCTGCAGAATCAAACCCAAACTGGTCTGGAGAAAATCCGGATCCTAGTAGCAGTTATGCACCATATAGAGTTTACAATATAGGAAATAATAGCCCTGTAAGACTCATGGATTTTATAGAGGCTATTGAAAAAAAAATAGGCAAAACAGCTCAAAAAAACTTCTTGCCGCTACAAGCGGGAGACGTGCCAGAAACATATGCGGACGTAGAAGATCTATTTAGAACTATAAACTTTAAACCCCAAACTTCCATTCAAAGTGGGGTAAACGATTTTATAGATTGGTATTTAGATTATTATGGGGTGAAATTATAA
- a CDS encoding nucleotide sugar dehydrogenase has product MQKNIAVVGLGYVGLPLAVAFGKKQNIIGFDINDQRIKELKEGLDRTEEVEREDLESSSIEFTSSSSKLGEANFIIVSVPTPITENKQPDLTPLVKASETIGKNLSKGTIVVYESTVYPGATEEECVPVLEATSQLKCGKDFFVGYSPERINPGDKEHTFTTITKVVSGQNEEVLNTIAEVYASVVEAGVHKASSIKVAEAAKVIENTQRDLNISLMNELAVIFEKLNIDTAEVLEAAGTKWNFLNFSPGLVGGHCIGVDPYYLTYKAQKVGHHPEVILAGRKTNDNVGNFIATSLVKKMIQKNMPIQGSTVTILGFTFKDNVPDLRNTKVIDIVRELEEFGVNIQVTDAYADSGEAYKEYRINLINYEELQPSDAVIFAVPHQAYLEKGWSMFDQLLKHGKGIVYDVKSKLDKKECAASISLMRL; this is encoded by the coding sequence ATGCAGAAGAATATTGCAGTAGTTGGATTAGGATATGTAGGTTTACCTTTAGCTGTGGCTTTTGGAAAAAAACAAAATATCATAGGGTTTGATATTAATGACCAACGGATTAAAGAGTTAAAAGAAGGATTGGATCGAACAGAGGAAGTTGAAAGGGAAGATTTAGAGAGTTCTTCAATAGAATTCACATCTAGTAGTTCAAAATTAGGAGAGGCTAATTTTATTATAGTATCGGTTCCTACTCCAATTACAGAGAATAAACAGCCCGATTTAACACCACTGGTTAAAGCTTCTGAGACTATTGGTAAGAACCTTTCAAAAGGTACGATAGTAGTATATGAATCTACGGTCTATCCCGGAGCAACTGAAGAAGAATGTGTGCCCGTGCTTGAGGCTACTTCTCAACTAAAATGTGGTAAAGACTTTTTTGTGGGATATTCACCGGAAAGAATTAATCCAGGAGATAAGGAGCATACTTTTACTACTATTACTAAAGTTGTGTCGGGTCAAAATGAAGAAGTACTGAACACAATAGCAGAAGTATATGCCTCGGTAGTAGAAGCAGGAGTACATAAAGCTAGTTCTATTAAAGTAGCAGAAGCTGCAAAAGTAATTGAAAATACACAAAGAGACTTAAATATTTCGTTAATGAATGAGCTAGCAGTAATTTTTGAGAAGCTTAATATTGATACTGCGGAGGTTTTAGAAGCTGCTGGAACGAAATGGAATTTCCTGAATTTTTCTCCTGGTTTGGTAGGTGGTCACTGCATAGGAGTTGACCCATATTATTTAACCTACAAAGCCCAGAAGGTAGGGCATCATCCGGAAGTTATTTTGGCAGGGAGAAAAACTAATGATAACGTGGGTAATTTCATAGCAACCTCGTTAGTAAAGAAAATGATTCAGAAAAATATGCCTATACAAGGTTCTACGGTTACTATATTAGGATTTACATTTAAAGACAATGTACCAGATTTACGTAATACGAAAGTTATTGATATAGTTAGAGAGTTAGAAGAATTCGGAGTCAATATACAAGTTACAGATGCTTATGCTGATAGTGGGGAAGCTTATAAAGAATATAGAATAAATTTAATAAATTATGAAGAATTACAGCCTTCCGATGCAGTAATTTTTGCAGTTCCTCATCAAGCATACTTAGAAAAAGGCTGGAGTATGTTTGATCAATTGTTGAAGCACGGTAAAGGAATTGTATATGACGTAAAATCCAAACTAGATAAAAAAGAATGTGCCGCCAGCATATCACTAATGAGGTTATAA
- a CDS encoding glycosyltransferase family 4 protein — MKIVQVSAVDSTMNGLLRELNSSILLNGHELICVCSDGDRVENLRKEGFDIRTINIDRNINPIENFKSVIGMYNLFKKETPDIVHVHTPVAAVLGRIAAKLARVPIIIYTAHGFYFHENMTPIKYKLFYTVEKLCARFCTDFIFTQSEEDGVLAIQNKFLPRENITVISNGVDVEEKFNPTSIDVKQIENLRKELNLNEDEILVSFIGRLVKEKGIIDLLNAFSKIEQQNIKLIIIGNTDLSERDQQTFKEIENYRDYSNIIFTGFRRDIPELLSISDIYCLPSYREGMPRSIIEAMAMECAIVATNIRGSREEVDNGENGFLVNLNDPDSLASSIKELANNPEKLSDFKTNAREKAAKLYNEKKVVRTQLDIFETAHSRKEGNL; from the coding sequence ATGAAGATTGTTCAAGTTAGTGCAGTCGATTCTACTATGAATGGACTGCTTAGAGAGTTAAACAGTTCAATATTACTAAATGGACATGAATTAATTTGTGTATGTTCTGATGGCGATAGAGTAGAAAATTTAAGGAAAGAAGGATTTGATATAAGGACGATTAATATTGACCGAAATATCAATCCAATTGAAAATTTCAAATCTGTAATCGGGATGTATAATTTATTTAAAAAAGAAACCCCCGATATTGTCCATGTTCATACCCCAGTAGCTGCAGTATTAGGACGTATAGCAGCTAAGTTAGCGAGAGTACCAATCATAATATACACTGCACATGGTTTCTATTTTCATGAAAACATGACGCCTATAAAATATAAACTTTTTTATACAGTGGAAAAACTGTGTGCTAGGTTTTGTACGGATTTTATTTTTACTCAGAGTGAAGAAGATGGCGTATTAGCAATTCAAAACAAATTTTTACCCCGAGAGAATATTACTGTAATCAGTAATGGAGTAGATGTTGAAGAAAAATTTAATCCAACGAGTATAGATGTAAAACAAATAGAGAATTTGAGAAAAGAGCTTAACTTAAACGAAGATGAAATCTTAGTATCCTTTATTGGTAGATTAGTTAAAGAAAAAGGCATTATAGATCTATTAAATGCATTTAGTAAGATAGAACAACAGAATATAAAATTAATTATAATAGGGAATACTGACCTTTCTGAAAGAGATCAACAAACCTTTAAAGAAATAGAAAACTATAGAGACTATTCAAATATTATTTTCACCGGATTTAGAAGGGATATTCCAGAATTACTTTCTATTTCTGATATTTACTGCTTACCTTCTTATAGAGAAGGGATGCCTCGGTCAATAATAGAAGCCATGGCTATGGAATGTGCAATAGTTGCAACAAATATTCGTGGATCTCGGGAAGAAGTGGATAATGGGGAAAACGGTTTTTTAGTTAATCTTAATGATCCTGATTCGCTAGCCTCCTCTATAAAGGAGTTAGCCAATAACCCTGAAAAGTTGTCTGACTTTAAAACTAATGCAAGAGAGAAGGCAGCTAAGTTGTACAATGAAAAAAAAGTAGTAAGAACCCAACTGGATATTTTTGAAACTGCCCATAGTAGAAAAGAAGGTAATTTGTAA